The window ttaaaagtgaaaaataaataaattaataaaatgtttgaaaaaaattcagaagCATAAATTAGCATTCTTAATCTTCTTAGACATGCTTCTGCTTATTtattcaaacgagtcatgaaaaATAGAAGTCAGAAACAGCTCCGATTTCCGGAATCAAACAGCCCCTGTATATGCTCACTATGAAAACAGGGAAATCAATGAATAGATTCCGTATATGTCATGCACAGTCGGCATCCTGATAGTGTCTCAGGAgtagggctgtaaatcgatacggactatccggtgtctcggctcatatccggctcgaaaatatgatacatgtctcatattcgttttgaaaacgatccaaatctggcggaaaaattaagcccgtataatatatgatcccggatacgagcacacttatacccgctcagattcgggctcatataacttttcataatatgatcctacccgaataaccgaatatgatccgcggttcatattcgattcaaactcatatacatattatattttaacaccatcatatttgcaagtaaatagttatcattttataaaattttaatatcttatttaagtttatatcttcataaaatatgatttatttaatgtgatcatacttattatcttcatatatatttaataaatgatatatatcaatatataactataagttttaatttaaaattattatactttataatattatgtttacttagactaatgatagttatttgaacaactgaaataataatgatacttagtgttagtggatcatatccggctcatattcgatggatcataaactacccggttaaaaaatagaaaatatgatactggatcatatccggttcagatccgaatctcaaatacccgggatcggtttagatccgaataaaacgatcccggactcaaatctggacaagctaaaaataatatgatccggtacttgaacagaggggtacccgggatcacccggatcattttacagccctactCAGGAGTCAGGACTCAGGACTATCGAGTGGCACATTCTTCTCCTAGATGCATGCATCCCATGATATCTATTTACATCAACTCCAATCCCGTGAAATATTACTTAACTAAATGAAttgagtaattaaaaataaaaaatactatgCATAATCTAGTCAAAAACTCATGCCCAACACTACATTCTTATTCCCATCctcttgtatataattttaaccaaaaataatgattatagtTATCGAGTAATTACGgatattaaactaatatattttatttataacaatttcagataataataatatgctACTTTTAACATATGGTCAATTTCAGAatataatctattttttttatttgacactTTGACTTTGACAACATATTTTTAAGTCTCttaaccgggtagttaaaaatattattttctaatttttctttttctgaataaaaatatacaatcaaattttttattgataaaaaattcaataaaaaataataaattttatcatccggtcaacccacctaaagaTACGTATCAAAAGACAaaatgtcaaataaaaaaaaacatgattctCATTTctggaatatttatttttcaaaattgtttCACACAGACCAATTCCTGATTTATTAATTCTGGCAAAGCAGCACTATTTATAAACACATCGGTTCAAAGTGTGTGCCTAAATTTTTATGGCCTTCCCGCATTACACAACTTCACACTGTCTTCACATGGTTTACTTCTCAGCCCAATTGGATGCAAGTATGGGCCTGTAGTCAATCAGAAGTCCTGTTATTAGTGATGGGTCATAACCCTTTTGTTTCGATGGGCCTTCATAATATTCAGGCCCAACAGTCTCATcttattgtatttaatttttggtCCGTCTGGGTATTCTAGCAAACATCAGGGTCATATTTTACAATCAGTGTCAGCGGActgaaataattatttaagcaaaaatatttattaacaaCTATTTAACTAAATTATCTATATTACAACAGATATTTTAGTTTACTCTctcttttttcataatatgactttttaatttttaattcacaTTTTTAAGTGGGTTCAtcgtttaatttataataatattattttcgatttatttcttataaattaaaattttggatcgatctttttatttaaaaatagattatcAAATATTCCacttatttttcttcaaaaatagcTTATtcaaaaatagtatttttatcCAGCCATCAAAAtacctaaaaatatgtattaaaaaaatttatcatttaaaaaataagttataaaaaaaatagtcatGGGAGCAAATTGCCCCATCTTGTATCCACACGAACCCACTTAATTAGAAAAATGGACATGCATAGCTTATAAAAatagggggaagaaaaagtataaATGAGAGTGCTACTGCTACATATAGAGCACGCAGCAGGCGCAGAGAGTCAGCTTAAGACAACCTCTGCACCTTAAAATGCATCATTTTCCAAGATAAAAGCATGCAACAACTGATGAGCATAATAAACATTGTTGATCCTCCGAGAAAGAATTATGCATTTTGTGTGACAGAAGTTAACTGTATCAATCGAAATTATAAGGATGATTTATCGGCAAAAATTCAAAGTTATACACCTCTGCCAACTCTTAGCCCACTTCTAATTTCAAGGGATACAGAATCGATTTATATGAATTTAAccttatatattcatattttctgtatatatggacagataaataattgtatttttagTAGAAACGTTCAGGTATaaagattaaaatattattatatttaacattGTAAATTATTAGAAACTCTTTAATAAGTTCTAACTTCtaaattgatatattaattgattaagtttGATTATtgattttcataatgatcctagATCATAATTtggtaaaaataaatacaaaaactcCTGCAAACGCACCCCCGTCACATGGATAAAACGGTACATGTTTAAAgtaaatattgtctttgatgaCAAGACATGAATATATAACTAAAGATATTAAtttagtaaaaatatataaaatagatatattattttaaaatagatatattattgttttttctttttaacaataaaattgaCATTTTCCACACAAGTATTGATGTCAATAATCGCCACTCAAAATTAccaatataattgaaaaaatatttttttatattttagaacaatgtaaaatttttataattttggtggACACGAGAGGTATATCCTCGTGATATTTTGGCATTTATTTTATCCGTTGACATCTTTATTGGGATCGctttaatatatcatatttttttaacatctattaattattataaatgtattcatatataaattaatgcaATTcattaaaagtatatattttctatttatattaaaagacaaaattaaattttgaactgatttataattataattttttgccAACCGGCTTGTTGCTGAGATTGGAATCATAATGAAGATTTGGATTCGATCCACCACACCAGAAATACAGTCTGGCCTCAGATCATGAAAGATATAGAAAcgtgatattggagttgaattaaaataataagttaaaaataatggggccgtttgggtgggATTAAAATAATtccttcttgcttaaaataaataagtggagtagaagttagaagcaagataagacttataagtgattaaagtgtttgggaaataagtaaaagccctgaaacaaaagctagcattcctaggtttttataagtgcttcttaacTTTTtgcacaaacggtacgaataaatgcttctaacttataaaccgagAAGCCCGGTTTAAAAGTCGATCGCAAACACCCACAATGTCTTCTATTTTAGGAAAAACGAAATGTcttttatttaggaaaaaagatgaaatcaaaattaattgcTAGATATGACCAAAAAGAATAAAACTTAAGGGGTTGAATCATCATTATTCGAATAATTTGGAATTAATCAGAATATTAATCATATGTATTCAAATAATATAGTATTATATTTACTATAATATACTCcttccattccaaaataatagtcgtttTGATTTTGCGCACAtattttgaggtgcaaaaaGAAAACCATACTTATActtgttatttttgaaattttctttttctgaataaaaatagagatgttaaacttttattcagaaaaagaaaatttcaaaaataatatgtagaagtatgttttttttgcaCTTTAAAATACGTGCATAAAGTCAAAGTGATTATTATTTTGGAGCGGAAAGAAGGAgtactaattttgaaaaattgtatTGTTATCGATTATTAAAAATCGAATGGACAAAACACCTTACTCGGGTGGGTCATGTACTCATGTCTATACTCAAAGACAACTATACCCAGCATCCCATCCATACCCATATTAGCAgcgaaacaaaacaaaagacACCAAAGCTTCCCACACTATATTTTTCCTAAGCATAGGTGGTGTGTTCTCAAGAAATCAGAGAAGCTCTCTCCCTAAATCTAGCCATATACTTATGATATGGCTGTCTGCTTAAAAACATCCAGAACCGCTTTGCACTACGTCAGGACAAGGCCTGGTCCTGCTTTTACTCATCTTCTTAACAGGACCTTCTTCTCCTGTTCATCACATCACTGCAATCCTCGTATCATCAGTACTAATGAGTATCGTGTGCATTCATCGTTTCTCGGCCTTGGTTCTCGAGCTTCTCAACATTCCAAAGCTCTGAAAGTCGAAGATCACGATCACTCTGAAAACGAGGTACTCGTTGCTTTTCCTTTAGATTTATCAGCACTCGAATTTTTCGGATAAAACAGGAGCAGAAGTATATTACAGCCGAATCATCTTTTTTGTCGAGTATTTTTATCGTTTATTACAAATTTGAATGTTGTTTGTGATTTAATTGTTCGAAATGGCACAAAGACCTGGGATTCTCGATGTATATTGAATTAGGAATTCGAGTTGCGGAATAATTGCAGAGCTGAGAAACAATAGATGTTGACAGATGATGGGAATTGAATTGTAGAAAACGTtaggaattttaattttactttttaacaGCCGAGTTTATCGGAACTGTATGCATGCATCTTAATGTGTAGTTGGTTGTTGGCAAGCATGGCTTAGAATTAAATGATTCGAGTCATATAGCCGTGAAAGTGATGATTATTACGTGTAACCTGCAAGAGTATTGTCTATCCAAGTAGAGAAATTGGGGAAAAAGGTCATATGGATGAATAAAGATTGTTTTTTCCTTTTCGGGTAAGTTATCGCTCACAGAGATTCACGGAGATAATAAGCTTAGGCCTCTTCCACTTGGGTATGGTGTTTCCGAGTTTTATTTTAAAGCATAGAGAAATAAAAGTGAAGATATAGTTTCAACTTCCCTCCCAAAAATGGCGCTGATAGAAAAGCATCAAATCTTAAGGCTAAAAGCAAAAAGAAATGGTTAATTGCTACATAcctcccaaaaaaaaaaaaaaaaagcgatCCATTACTTAGTTCTGGATACCCTCATACACACCACTTTGTTTTCGACAAGGTTTGGACTTGAGAGCTATACTGAGAGAGAAATAGGTCTTAATATGCCCTATTGACGGTACTATGGTTTCTTGCGGTTTGTGGCAAATATACACAATATAGCTTGAGTTCAAACCTGTAATATTAGATGAAAGTACTTGTAAATGTGAATGGACATAAGCAGAATAAGCTgtgtttcttcaaaaaaaaattacacactCTGATTATCTTTCCTTGTAAATGTATATCAGTatatgtaattttaattatgattgGTCTGGATATCTCTCAGGAATGGGACTTTCCAGGCGGTAAAGTTCCATTTACAACGAAGATAAAATTCACCGATGATTCTTCCAAAGACAGGATACCTTGTTATCGAATTCTTGATAATTGCGGCCAACAAATACGATCGAGCACATCAGAAATGGTAATTGTCTTACTCTGAATAGCTCAAGTAATTTACTTAATATGAAATCATTGTGACAGATTTATTAGTTACTTTGTTTACCATGGCGTAAAGATCTTTTTTAGCAGGCATTTTTGACATTTAATGAATATGattttttacaatttaaatattGAAGAGCTAACAAATATTTTGCTATCGTGATACTTGATTAGATAAGCAAGGAACTCGCAGTGAAGTTATACAGTAGCATGGTTACACTGCAAATGCTGGACACCATCTTCAATGAGGCACAGAGGCAAGGAAGAATTTCATTCTATCTTACTTCAAATGGAGAAGAAGCTATTAACATAGCATCAGCTGCTGCACTGTCTAATGATGATGTTATCTTACCTCAAGTTAGTATGAGAAAATTTTCATGGCCTTGTGTCTTGCTGGTCAATCATGAATATTTAGCTTACTCTAAATAGTTTGAAAGACAGATATCTtactacaaaacaaaaaatcaaaacgGATAAAATTAATTGGAACCTCCTATAAATTAAGAACTACATAAATGGCTCTAATGCAAAGGAATATGTAAATGCAGTACCGTGAACATGGAGTGCTCTTATGGCGTGGTTTCAGCCTACAAGAATTTGCCAaccaattgtttggaaacagatcAGATTACGGGAAGGGCAGGCAAATGCCTATTCATTATGGATCTAACAAGCTCAACTACATCACCGTCTCATCGCCTTTAGCGTAAGAACAAAACCTGTGTATGCATGACTATCCTTGTTCATCAATTATGCATTTGCttacatgattttatttttctccttCAATAGTACTCAGATTCCACAGGCTGTTGGGGTTGCATATTCTCTTAAAATGGAAAAACGGGATGCATGTGCTGTTACTTATTTTGGGGATGGGTCTTCCAGTGAGGTAACAATATTATCTCAAAGATACTGGTGGATATGCTTGCTATAAGATAGACATATTTAGTTCTTGAGCACTagaaaagaaataaagaagGAAAAATATTTGAAGCCATTTGTCCAATTTCACATATTCTGTGCTTGTAACTCCTCAGGGGGATTTCCATGCCGGTTTAAATCTGGCAGCAGTTTTGGAGGCTCCAGTGATCTTCTTTTGTAGGAACAATGGTTGGGCCATAAGTACTCCCGTCACAGATCAGTTCCGGAGTAAGTGATCCACCCTTGCAAGATTTTCTTTATTAGATGTTCAAATGTGTCTTTTCTATCATTCACATAGGCAGTTTGGCTTGAAATTTATTGACCTGGACTGCGAGTTTAAGTTCTGTATTTATAAGTTTGATAAAGGTTAGGTTTGTTGACTCAGATTGTTTTATTGCAACTCAACTACGTATCCACAAGTTACTTGGAACTCAAATAAGTTTCAAAGTTCAGTTGAGTAAATTACTCCATAAATTAGCCAAAGGAGCTTCAAGTTCATGGGCAGTTGTAATTACATCAGAATGTGGTAACATAGTTAATTACCTACCTCCCTATGGTCATCACAAGTTACAAGGTCCTCTATCTGTCAAACGATTCATTCTACCATAATTAACAATGTAACCTCTAGTTACGTAATGACAAACCAaagacaaattaataattttctcGGAACTATGAATTGAAATTAGTTCATGGGAAGTTCAAGTTACCCAATAAATTCCAGAATCAGCGAAAAATGAGGCCTGAAATATTACAATAATTTCTTGGCAGGTGATGGAATTGCAGCCAAAGGCCAGGCTTATGGTATCCCAAGTATACGAGTCGATGGAAATGACGTCCTTGCTGTTTATGATGCAGTACGTGAAGCTCGTGAAATGGCTATTAAGGAACAGCGACCCGTTTTAATTGAGGTTCACATTTGTTCATTAATTTGACAATTTTAATATTGACAATGGTTGCCGTAAAAGTGTTACTTGCAAGAAATTAAGTGGAATATGAGAAACTAATAAATCATTTCAAGATGAATTTAACACATCTCCGGTTAACCTAACACATGTCTTCTTGCATCTTTTACTTTTAGGCTCTCACATACCGAGTAGGACACCACTCTACCTCTGATGATTCCACCAAGTACCGGGCCATAGAAGAAATCGAGCAATGGAAAACAGCTCGAAATCCTATTTCTAGATACAGAAATTGGGTGGAAAGTAATGGATGGTGGAATGAAGAACAGGAATCTGAGCTCCGTGGAAGTATTAGAAAACAGGTGCGATATTATTTTTACGACTTTAACAAGCCACATATCGCCTTCGGTCCAGATGAAATTGAATTCTAATGTGTTACTCTATAATTTTATGTTGCAGCTTATGAATGCAATCCAAGTTGCAGAGCAGATAGAGAAACCACTGCTTGCAGATTTGTTCACTGATGTATACCATGAAATGCCCTCAAACCTCCAGGAGCAGGAGAGATCACTAACAGAAACTATGAAGAAACACCCGCAAGACTTCCCCTCTGGTTTTGCCGTATGAAAttctatataaattttattaaacatCAAGTAGAACTTGAATCCAATGTAAACGTACTCAAGGGTGGGACGTGAACATTGTCATAGATTCTAAGTTCTATACTGAGAAATATAAAGCTTTGTATTAATTCGAGTATGGATTCAAAATGGGCATTGTTCCTGAAGCTGATCCATATCATAAATCCACAACAAATAATTTTATagacttcaccgattaaatcTGATTCCCGTTTTTTACGACATTGTTTTACACCCGTAATTGTTCATTTTATTTGCATTATTGGTACAGATTATTAATTATACAGAGAGAGTATAACAGACTACAAGCCATTCTACCGGATTCGGATCGGAATCGAATTATAACCagattttttaggatttttagaACGTGATCCATATCCTAAATACACAACAAATAAACTTGACATATAAATGTAAGTTCTAACTTTCAAAACTTTGTTAACAATTAAACCTAAAAATGTAAcactacaaaatattatataaaattataaaacttttCTCTGTAATAATTACTTATCTTCATATTAAAACGAATACAAACATGTCATATTAaacagggaaaatagatttttttgccacccaacttattatttgtttagaaacctaccactgaactataatttttttcttttttgtcactaatattaggttcggacttttttttgtcactaacgttaggttcggatttgattattaacactatgttactccctccgtcccaaaatacatgtcactttgactttttgcacgtaatttgatgtgcaaataaaacatacttctatacgttatttttcgaattttctttttcagaataaaaatatggatgttatacttttattcagaaaaagaaaattttaaaaataatttataaaagtatgttttatttgcacatcaaattacgtgcaaaaagtcaaagtgacatgtattttgggacggagggagtatttttttagtattattagtgttagtctgcaatataatggcgatctgatatgtgCCTATATCTTTATgttgtgtcctaggtagtttaccttggaggacgagagttggacacccattttgagactccaaaaaatttcaaaaattattttattttattttttctgaataaaatttaatgttggtttttttttccttaaaaaaacgttggattttttcTTGTCACTGACgttatgttttaatttgattattaataatatgttatttttttagcattataaaaatatagtggtagtttgcaatattatggtgatatgatatgtgtctataacattatatacagtcatctatgtgtcccttagctagtttaccttgaagtatgagagtttaacagatattttaagaacctaaaaaatttagttttataaattattttaatactcCACAAATATATggtatcacttgactttatagttctttaccactacttgtcacatattttaaggttcccactttttataaatatagttccataagttaattaTGAGATttcttttctgagtaaaaaaatccgtactctcgtcctctaagataaactacctaggacacattTAGGgcatttcccaaaatgccccttcaAAAATTAACAGTAACGGCAGaagataacggaaagggtgcaaagtgtctacgggttaaaagtaaggggctacatagtgtttattccaaaactattaggtgcaatgtgcaacatgctgaaatTAAAGGGGTgtcaaatgcaattaactcttaaaagaataacatagtgttaataatcaaatccgaacctaacgttagtgacaaaagaaaaatccgaacctaatattagtggcaaaaaagaaaaaaattatagttcagtggtaggtttctaaacaaataataaataataagtttggtgacaaaaaaatctattttccctgttAAACAACAAGAAAAGTCAGTTGTTGTTGCATTTTCCTGCGCCCCAAAAAGCAGCTATTTTAGTTGCGTCATGTGTGCTTTGAAAAACTATATTCCGAAATTGTGTTATTTCGTGCACTTCTATTTGAAATTGTGACCAAAGGAGCCAAAACCTTAGTTTTCATGTAAATATGTCCGGTAACAGAAAAAAGAACTCAATCCCAGAAATCTTACCAACTCAAGTATCATCCTTATTCATCCATCTCCTATACCTAATGGACgttatatttagtattcatGATCTTAACGTGTACCTAATATCCGGGCGGGCAGTAACTTTCAACTTAAATGTCCCGTGTCCACTGTTTAACCTTTTATATTTGTCTACAGAAAGACAGAGCTAAGATCACCTCTAGATTTGAGCACCACATTTCTAATGGCGACTTGGTTCCTGAAATCCAGAAGCGTTTTGCAGTGTGTCAAGACAAGAGCTGGCTTGCATCAAATCATTTGCAACAGGAGTTTAAAAGGAGCTTCTCTGCATTCTAAAGCTTTACAACTTGAGGATGATTTGGATTACTCCGAAAACGAGGTACTCTCATCATCTAAACAACCTATTTGATCaaaattaacataaaaatttaaaaggatcatttttttgatatttaaaagtGTTATCTTTTTCAATATCAAAAGGCCTGGTACTTTCCGGGTGGTGCAGTTCCATTTACTTCCAAGATTAACTTCATTGCTGATTCCTCTGAGGAAAGGATACATTGCTATCGAGTTCTTGACAATAGCGGTCATCATATGCTGTCCAACACATCAAAATTGGTAATTGTTTTTTCTAATAGTTGgagatttttgaaataaacatTGTGTTAACATGTATGTGCATGGTTAGATAAGCAAGGAACTCGCAGTGCAGCTATATAGTAGCATGGTGACGCTTCAAATGATGGACACCGTCTTCAATGAAGTGCAGAGGCAAGGAAGAACTTCGTTTTATATGACCTCACACGGAGAAGAGGCCATCAACATAGCCTCAGCTGCTGCACTGAGTAACGAAGACATTATCTTGCCA of the Daucus carota subsp. sativus chromosome 4, DH1 v3.0, whole genome shotgun sequence genome contains:
- the LOC108218970 gene encoding 2-oxoisovalerate dehydrogenase subunit alpha 1, mitochondrial, whose product is MAVCLKTSRTALHYVRTRPGPAFTHLLNRTFFSCSSHHCNPRIISTNEYRVHSSFLGLGSRASQHSKALKVEDHDHSENEEWDFPGGKVPFTTKIKFTDDSSKDRIPCYRILDNCGQQIRSSTSEMISKELAVKLYSSMVTLQMLDTIFNEAQRQGRISFYLTSNGEEAINIASAAALSNDDVILPQYREHGVLLWRGFSLQEFANQLFGNRSDYGKGRQMPIHYGSNKLNYITVSSPLATQIPQAVGVAYSLKMEKRDACAVTYFGDGSSSEGDFHAGLNLAAVLEAPVIFFCRNNGWAISTPVTDQFRSDGIAAKGQAYGIPSIRVDGNDVLAVYDAVREAREMAIKEQRPVLIEALTYRVGHHSTSDDSTKYRAIEEIEQWKTARNPISRYRNWVESNGWWNEEQESELRGSIRKQLMNAIQVAEQIEKPLLADLFTDVYHEMPSNLQEQERSLTETMKKHPQDFPSGFAV